In candidate division KSB1 bacterium, a genomic segment contains:
- a CDS encoding class I SAM-dependent methyltransferase: MPEAQTLKRAAARHFDSWADHYEQGRMSRWFRHFQSMVIAAAAPHPGQRLLDLGCGTGWAVRTIARQEPRAFACGVDISRVMLRQARRLCTSAKIGFVQADSEHLPCADASFDVVICSSSFHHYPNPVASLREILRVLRPGGVFLLLETSREAFWPIALYDFVQRSFRRDHVRYYATPEIVAFMRAAGFQEVTEVMRERGFFRHGKLVTSEVLIRAVKR, encoded by the coding sequence ATGCCTGAGGCCCAGACCCTGAAGCGCGCAGCGGCTCGCCACTTCGATAGCTGGGCCGATCACTACGAGCAAGGGCGGATGAGCCGTTGGTTTCGCCACTTTCAGTCCATGGTGATTGCCGCCGCGGCACCACACCCTGGGCAGCGCCTCCTGGACCTCGGCTGTGGCACCGGTTGGGCAGTGCGGACCATTGCCCGCCAGGAGCCGCGCGCTTTTGCCTGCGGGGTGGATATTTCCCGCGTCATGCTGAGGCAGGCCCGTCGCCTTTGCACAAGTGCCAAGATCGGCTTTGTGCAAGCCGACTCTGAGCACCTTCCTTGCGCCGATGCCTCCTTCGACGTGGTCATCTGTTCCAGCTCATTCCATCATTACCCGAACCCTGTGGCCTCGCTGCGGGAAATCCTCCGCGTGCTCAGGCCTGGGGGAGTGTTTCTCTTGTTAGAGACCAGTCGGGAGGCGTTTTGGCCCATCGCTTTGTACGATTTTGTGCAGCGAAGCTTTCGCCGCGACCATGTCCGCTACTACGCTACACCGGAGATCGTCGCTTTCATGCGCGCTGCGGGTTTTCAGGAGGTCACCGAAGTGATGCGCGAGAGGGGTTTTTTTCGGCATGGTAAGCTGGTGACGTCTGAAGTGCTGATCCGGGCAGTGAAGAGGTGA
- a CDS encoding class I SAM-dependent methyltransferase, with protein sequence MQNDAWQLQMFRRSLKKRAKMRTLISMLPELDNQRCLDVTCGDNTGSLNYYFRARGGRWTSADLEGRNLPVMMSLLHARVLHLDERHFAFPDDTFDVVVSIDCLEHLQQEGPFLAELYRVTKPGGTAIVTVPNGDGRLLVNKVKKFIGMTPDKYGHVRPGYTADELAAVVSQVGFVVEKHAGYSRFFMESLELLINATYVLKMKKSEVPDGVIAPTSQEELKTHGLSYKLYSLAYPVLWLISRLDHVLFWGGHYAVAVRAVKPKVQG encoded by the coding sequence ATGCAGAATGATGCCTGGCAGTTGCAGATGTTCCGGCGCTCGCTGAAAAAGCGCGCCAAGATGCGTACGCTCATCAGCATGCTTCCTGAGCTTGACAACCAGCGCTGTCTGGACGTGACCTGCGGGGACAACACGGGATCGCTGAACTACTACTTCCGCGCCCGTGGTGGGCGGTGGACATCGGCAGACCTGGAGGGGAGGAACTTGCCGGTGATGATGAGTCTTCTCCACGCCCGAGTCCTCCACTTGGACGAGCGCCACTTCGCCTTTCCCGACGATACGTTCGATGTGGTGGTGTCCATTGATTGCCTGGAACACCTCCAGCAAGAGGGCCCTTTTCTTGCCGAGCTCTATCGGGTCACCAAACCGGGCGGTACGGCGATTGTCACCGTGCCGAATGGTGACGGCCGGCTCTTGGTCAACAAGGTCAAGAAGTTCATAGGCATGACCCCGGACAAGTATGGCCACGTGCGCCCTGGTTACACCGCGGATGAGTTGGCCGCAGTCGTAAGCCAAGTGGGGTTCGTGGTGGAGAAGCATGCGGGTTACTCGCGCTTTTTCATGGAGTCGCTGGAGCTGCTGATCAACGCGACGTACGTGTTGAAGATGAAGAAATCGGAGGTTCCGGACGGCGTGATCGCCCCCACGTCGCAGGAGGAGCTCAAGACCCACGGTCTGTCTTACAAGCTGTACAGTCTTGCCTACCCGGTGCTATGGTTGATATCGCGTCTTGACCACGTGCTGTTCTGGGGCGGGCATTATGCAGTGGCGGTGCGGGCGGTCAAGCCGAAAGTACAAGGTTAA
- a CDS encoding NAD(P)-dependent oxidoreductase — translation MKALVTGAGGFIGSHLVERLAEKGHQVVALDLHFPPELAEFDGSVEAVTGDFRDETLMRRSLSGCDVVFHLASAHLQSHLPDSEYWAVNVHGLQRLLEWSRDAGVERFVHTSTVGVYGHIERPPATEETECRPQSIYGETKLAGERAALQFGRDHGLPVVVLRPAWVYGLRCRRTERLLRMLGKGRFVKFGPCRNLRHPVYIEDMLDAFELAAHNAQAVGEVFIVADEQALTTSELLAAMCEVLRVPEPKLRLPLAPMHAVASLAEAAGKALHREPPFSRRSLEFFTTNNAFDISKARQVLGFAPKYTFHEGVKATVEAMRVAVGNQRPLEVPADA, via the coding sequence ATGAAGGCACTGGTCACAGGAGCGGGAGGTTTTATCGGCAGTCATCTGGTGGAGCGGTTGGCTGAGAAAGGCCACCAGGTTGTTGCGCTGGACCTGCATTTTCCGCCGGAGCTGGCGGAGTTTGACGGGAGTGTGGAGGCGGTCACCGGGGATTTCCGCGACGAAACATTGATGCGGCGGTCCCTGTCTGGCTGCGATGTTGTGTTTCACTTGGCCAGCGCGCACTTGCAAAGCCACCTGCCCGACAGCGAGTACTGGGCCGTGAACGTCCATGGCCTGCAGCGGTTGTTGGAATGGAGCCGCGACGCTGGGGTGGAGCGTTTTGTCCACACCAGCACCGTGGGGGTGTACGGACACATTGAACGACCGCCGGCTACGGAGGAGACTGAGTGCCGTCCGCAATCGATTTACGGCGAGACCAAGCTGGCGGGCGAGCGCGCGGCCCTGCAATTTGGCCGTGATCACGGTCTGCCCGTGGTGGTGCTGCGGCCGGCCTGGGTGTACGGGCTGCGGTGTCGGCGCACAGAGCGCCTCCTGCGCATGCTTGGCAAAGGGCGCTTTGTCAAGTTCGGCCCATGCCGCAACCTTCGCCACCCGGTTTACATCGAGGACATGCTTGATGCCTTTGAACTGGCAGCGCATAATGCCCAGGCCGTGGGGGAGGTCTTCATCGTGGCGGATGAACAGGCCCTTACCACCTCGGAGCTTCTGGCGGCCATGTGCGAGGTGCTGAGGGTGCCTGAACCCAAGCTACGCCTCCCTCTGGCCCCGATGCACGCGGTGGCTTCCTTGGCAGAAGCGGCGGGTAAAGCGCTTCATCGCGAGCCCCCTTTTTCGCGGCGCAGCCTGGAATTCTTCACCACCAACAATGCCTTCGACATCAGCAAGGCGCGCCAGGTCCTGGGCTTTGCGCCCAAGTACACATTCCACGAAGGGGTAAAGGCCACGGTGGAGGCTATGCGGGTGGCTGTAGGAAACCAGCGTCCGTTGGAGGTGCCCGCTGATGCCTGA